One Rosa chinensis cultivar Old Blush chromosome 5, RchiOBHm-V2, whole genome shotgun sequence genomic region harbors:
- the LOC112201990 gene encoding uncharacterized protein LOC112201990 encodes MGRKVKRGREELLLSWSFPPQGWYKLNVDGSRRNKSGCIGGGGVIRNENGEWVAGFAANLGTGKVIEAELKALLKGLELASNSGWSLLEVETDSKLAVNLLLNVGELYQDHHLIQLIKSCNDLFNQNLRWTLSHVYRQQNCVADCLAGLGPTLEEGVTTYYDAPPTPCEPILVEDLSMVARTRLISLRKLKNQNAGIFIPRSYRLKKHYVRSMKKVKVEEGDDLAPVTFTWKIENFSKLDTAFKHYSDIFVTGNSNWRILLYLKGNVVDYLSPYLDVPDASELPQGWSRCAHFSLSVVNQLQPSESITKDAVHVFNACDSDCGFKFLVPLSWLSDHGNEYLVNDTCILEAKVILDKGKAKILEDKRTVGSAPVQPSEEELKEQGPDMDSVKAPDFLTTCKELNCKQMPAYQDAPSLERNCTEPTSPSSVQDVHQEDRN; translated from the exons ATGGGAAG GAAAGTTAAGAGAGGCAGGGAGGAATTGCTGTTGTCCTGGAGCTTTCCTCCCCAGGGCTGGTACAAGCTCAACGTGGACGGGAGTCGGCGTAACAAATCTGGGTGCATTGGAGGAGGAGGTGTTATTCGGAACGAAAACGGAGAATGGGTAGCTGGATTTGCAGCCAATTTGGGAACAGGCAAAGTTATTGAGGCAGAGCTTAAGGCCTTGCTCAAAGGCTTGGAACTTGCATCCAATTCTGGGTGGTCACTTCTTGAGGTAGAAACTGACTCCAAGTTGGCTGTAAATCTTTTATTGAATGTAGGCGAATTGTACCAGGATCACCATCTGATTCAATTGATTAAGAGCTGCAATGATCTGTTTAACCAAAACTTGAGATGGACACTGAGTCATGTGTATAGACAGCAGAACTGTGTAGCTGATTGTCTAGCTGGTTTGGGGCCTACTTTGGAGGAAGGAGTTACTACTTATTATGATGCACCCCCTACTCCCTGTGAACCGATTTTAGTTGAGGATCTGTCTATGGTAGCTCGAACCAGGTTGATTTCTCTTCGTAAATTGAAGAATCAGAATGCTGGTATATTTATTCCAAGGTCGTATAGATTGAAGAAACATTATGTTCGTAGCATGAAGAAGGTGAAAGTCGAGGAAGGGGATGATCTTGCACCTGTGACATTCACATGGAAAATTGAAAACTTCTCTAAGTTGGATACCGCCTTCAAGCATTACTCTGATATTTTCGTCACCGGAAATTCTAACTG GCGGATCCTTCTGTATCTGAAGGGGAATGTTGTTGACTACTTGTCACCATATTTGGATGTCCCGGATGCTTCAGAATTGCCTCAGGGTTGGTCTAGATGTGCACATTTCAGCTTGTCTGTGGTTAATCAACTTCAACCCAGCGAATCAATAACAAAGG ATGCTGTACATGTGTTCAATGCTTGTGACAGTGACTGTGGCTTCAAATTTTTAGTTCCTCTCAGTTGGCTTTCTGACCATGGTAATGAGTATCTGGTAAATGATACATGTATCCTTGAAGCCAAGGTCATACTTGATAAGGGTAAAGCTAAGATTTTAGAAGATAAAAGAACTGTTGGTTCTGCACCCGTGCAACCCTCAGAAGAGGAACTTAAGGAGCAGGGACCTGATATGGATTCTGTAAAAGCTCCAGATTTTTTGACTACATGCAAGGAACTGAATTGCAAACAGATGCCTGCCTACCAGGATGCACCAAGTTTGGAAAGAAATTGCACCGAGCCTACTAGCCCTTCATCGGTTCAGGATGTACATCAGGAAGACAGGAACTGA
- the LOC112201752 gene encoding ankyrin repeat-containing protein At5g02620 isoform X2, producing MSIPQAQHVSPSQIQLTTASSDSVTGIDNQSADNAIHISADHSAQPNRPSSYLLEHTNREESLKTRVALYKSALKGDWEAAELILKKDRGRLLRASISRGYDTVLHVAAGTSHIHFVEKLVSMMEVEDLALQDVNGNTALCIAASAGSLDIVQILIQKNKSLLKIRGGKGMAPAYMAAVLGQSQMACYLYRYRESKEMLEKTDRENLFFSCINNCLYDLAFQLLDTDKALAKARTSSQKNKTALHILARRPSAFGGSQSPPMWTRLINSCLKFECKRKLREANGAFKLVHSLWEEILRDEHDNVMRLIKYPSNLLFDAAELGNYEFLAMLMSSYPELVWETNEKNRTIIHVAVLHRHASIFNLVHEIGSIKDVIVTYEDDQGNNIVHMAAKLAPQNQLNLESGVALQMHRELVWFEEVKKIVQPQYIEMENDEGKTPQELFTEEHMVLMAEGEKWMKDTATSCMLVATIIATVVFSAAFSIPGGTDDHTGKPKLLKQKAFLDFTIADEVALFSSSTAMLMFLFILTSRYAENDFRKSLPLKLMAGLTSLFVSIASMMMAFSTAFYLSCQYESKWVSNFTFLFAFVPIALFALMKFPLVSDMSSSIFCSSLLFQPWKHMLY from the exons ATGTCTATCCCACAAGCACAACATGTATCACCTTCCCAGATTCAATTAACCACAGCTAGCAGCGATTCAGTGACTGGGATAGACAACCAATCTGCAGACAACGCCATCCACATTTCAGCTGATCATTCGGCTCAACCTAACAGACCTTCGTCTTATTTACTAGAACATACAAACA GAGAAGAATCCCTTAAGACACGTGTTGCCCTCTATAAGTCTGCACTAAAAGGCGATTGGGAAGCTGCTGAACTAATCTTGAAAAAGGATAGGGGCAGACTTCTGCGAGCTAGCATATCTAGAGGATATGATACAGTCCTTCACGTTGCAGCAGGAACAAGCCATATTCACTTTGTGGAGAAACTGGTCAGCATGATGGAAGTAGAAGACTTAGCACTGCAGGACGTAAATGGAAACACAGCCTTGTGCATTGCTGCTTCGGCTGGATCTCTGGACATTGTCCAGATTTTGATACAAAAGAACAAGTCATTGCTAAAAATTAGAGGCGGTAAAGGTATGGCACCGGCCTATATGGCTGCTGTGTTAGGACAGTCCCAAATGGCATGTTACCTGTACCGGTACCGTGAAAGTAAAGAGATGCTGGAGAAAACCGACCGAGAAAACTTGTTTTTTTCTTGCATCAACAATTGTCTTTACG atttggcCTTTCAATTGCTAGATACTGATAAAGCATTAGCGAAGGCACGTACTAGTTCGCAGAAAAATAAAACGGCCTTGCATATCCTGGCTCGAAGACCTTCAGCATTTGGTGGCAGCCAAAGTCCACCAATGTGGACTAGACTCATCAACTCAT GTTTGAAGTTCGAATGCAAAAGAAAGTTGAGAGAAGCTAATGGAGCCTTTAAACTAGTCCACAGCCTCTGGGAAGAAATCTTGAGAGATGAGCATGATAACGTGATGAGGCTGATCAAATATCCttcaaatttattatttgatGCAGCGGAATTAGGGAATTATGAGTTTCTGGCAATGCTTATGAGCTCTTATCCTGAGTTAGTATGGGAAACTAATGAAAAAAATCGAACCATAATCCATGTCGCAGTTCTGCATCGTCACGCAAGTATCTTCAACCTAGTGCATGAAATAGGCTCAATCAAAGATGTCATCGTGACATATGAAGATGATCAGGGTAACAACATTGTGCATATGGCTGCAAAATTAGCACCTCAAAATCAATTGAATCTCGAGTCAGGCGTGGCTCTTCAAATGCATCGAGAGTTGGTATGGTTTGAG GAAGTCAAAAAGATCGTCCAACCTCAATACATCGAGATGGAAAATGACGAAGGAAAAACACCTCAAGAATTATTTACTGAAGAGCATATGGTGTTAATGGCTGAAGGAGAAAAATGGATGAAGGACACTGCAACTTCATGCATGCTCGTTGCAACCATTATCGCAACCGTAGTGTTCTCAGCTGCATTTAGCATACCGGGTGGCACAGATGATCATACTGGAAAACCAAAACTTTTGAAACAGAAAGCCTTTCTAGACTTTACCATAGCTGACGAAGTAGCACTCTTTTCCTCTTCAACTGCAATGTTGATGTTCTTGTTCATCCTTACCTCGCGGTATGCAGAAAATGATTTCCGAAAGTCCTTACCCTTGAAGTTGATGGCAGGACTCACTAGCCTCTTCGTATCTATAGCATCGATGATGATGGCTTTCAGCACTGCCTTCTATCTATCTTGTCAATACGAATCAAAATGGGTTTcaaattttacatttttatttgcATTTGTCCCGATTGCTTTGTTTGCGCTTATGAAATTTCCTCTTGTGTCCGACATGTCCTCTTCTATATTTTGCTCAAGTCTACTATTTCAGCCGTGGAAACACATGCTCTACTAG
- the LOC112201752 gene encoding ankyrin repeat-containing protein At5g02620 isoform X1, with protein sequence MSIPQAQHVSPSQIQLTTASSDSVTGIDNQSADNAIHISADHSAQPNRPSSYLLEHTNREESLKTRVALYKSALKGDWEAAELILKKDRGRLLRASISRGYDTVLHVAAGTSHIHFVEKLVSMMEVEDLALQDVNGNTALCIAASAGSLDIVQILIQKNKSLLKIRGGKGMAPAYMAAVLGQSQMACYLYRYRESKEMLEKTDRENLFFSCINNCLYDLAFQLLDTDKALAKARTSSQKNKTALHILARRPSAFGGSQSPPMWTRLINSFLPGLKFECKRKLREANGAFKLVHSLWEEILRDEHDNVMRLIKYPSNLLFDAAELGNYEFLAMLMSSYPELVWETNEKNRTIIHVAVLHRHASIFNLVHEIGSIKDVIVTYEDDQGNNIVHMAAKLAPQNQLNLESGVALQMHRELVWFEEVKKIVQPQYIEMENDEGKTPQELFTEEHMVLMAEGEKWMKDTATSCMLVATIIATVVFSAAFSIPGGTDDHTGKPKLLKQKAFLDFTIADEVALFSSSTAMLMFLFILTSRYAENDFRKSLPLKLMAGLTSLFVSIASMMMAFSTAFYLSCQYESKWVSNFTFLFAFVPIALFALMKFPLVSDMSSSIFCSSLLFQPWKHMLY encoded by the exons ATGTCTATCCCACAAGCACAACATGTATCACCTTCCCAGATTCAATTAACCACAGCTAGCAGCGATTCAGTGACTGGGATAGACAACCAATCTGCAGACAACGCCATCCACATTTCAGCTGATCATTCGGCTCAACCTAACAGACCTTCGTCTTATTTACTAGAACATACAAACA GAGAAGAATCCCTTAAGACACGTGTTGCCCTCTATAAGTCTGCACTAAAAGGCGATTGGGAAGCTGCTGAACTAATCTTGAAAAAGGATAGGGGCAGACTTCTGCGAGCTAGCATATCTAGAGGATATGATACAGTCCTTCACGTTGCAGCAGGAACAAGCCATATTCACTTTGTGGAGAAACTGGTCAGCATGATGGAAGTAGAAGACTTAGCACTGCAGGACGTAAATGGAAACACAGCCTTGTGCATTGCTGCTTCGGCTGGATCTCTGGACATTGTCCAGATTTTGATACAAAAGAACAAGTCATTGCTAAAAATTAGAGGCGGTAAAGGTATGGCACCGGCCTATATGGCTGCTGTGTTAGGACAGTCCCAAATGGCATGTTACCTGTACCGGTACCGTGAAAGTAAAGAGATGCTGGAGAAAACCGACCGAGAAAACTTGTTTTTTTCTTGCATCAACAATTGTCTTTACG atttggcCTTTCAATTGCTAGATACTGATAAAGCATTAGCGAAGGCACGTACTAGTTCGCAGAAAAATAAAACGGCCTTGCATATCCTGGCTCGAAGACCTTCAGCATTTGGTGGCAGCCAAAGTCCACCAATGTGGACTAGACTCATCAACTCAT TCCTCCCAGGTTTGAAGTTCGAATGCAAAAGAAAGTTGAGAGAAGCTAATGGAGCCTTTAAACTAGTCCACAGCCTCTGGGAAGAAATCTTGAGAGATGAGCATGATAACGTGATGAGGCTGATCAAATATCCttcaaatttattatttgatGCAGCGGAATTAGGGAATTATGAGTTTCTGGCAATGCTTATGAGCTCTTATCCTGAGTTAGTATGGGAAACTAATGAAAAAAATCGAACCATAATCCATGTCGCAGTTCTGCATCGTCACGCAAGTATCTTCAACCTAGTGCATGAAATAGGCTCAATCAAAGATGTCATCGTGACATATGAAGATGATCAGGGTAACAACATTGTGCATATGGCTGCAAAATTAGCACCTCAAAATCAATTGAATCTCGAGTCAGGCGTGGCTCTTCAAATGCATCGAGAGTTGGTATGGTTTGAG GAAGTCAAAAAGATCGTCCAACCTCAATACATCGAGATGGAAAATGACGAAGGAAAAACACCTCAAGAATTATTTACTGAAGAGCATATGGTGTTAATGGCTGAAGGAGAAAAATGGATGAAGGACACTGCAACTTCATGCATGCTCGTTGCAACCATTATCGCAACCGTAGTGTTCTCAGCTGCATTTAGCATACCGGGTGGCACAGATGATCATACTGGAAAACCAAAACTTTTGAAACAGAAAGCCTTTCTAGACTTTACCATAGCTGACGAAGTAGCACTCTTTTCCTCTTCAACTGCAATGTTGATGTTCTTGTTCATCCTTACCTCGCGGTATGCAGAAAATGATTTCCGAAAGTCCTTACCCTTGAAGTTGATGGCAGGACTCACTAGCCTCTTCGTATCTATAGCATCGATGATGATGGCTTTCAGCACTGCCTTCTATCTATCTTGTCAATACGAATCAAAATGGGTTTcaaattttacatttttatttgcATTTGTCCCGATTGCTTTGTTTGCGCTTATGAAATTTCCTCTTGTGTCCGACATGTCCTCTTCTATATTTTGCTCAAGTCTACTATTTCAGCCGTGGAAACACATGCTCTACTAG